The following DNA comes from Desulfovibrio porci.
CAAGAAGCACAGCATAGATCTGGTGGTGGACCGTCTGGTGAACAAAGAGGGCATCCGGGGCCGTCTGGCGGACTCCGTGGAACTGGCCCTGCGCTACGGCGAAGGCCGCCTGGTGCTGCACGAGCCGGACAAGGGCGAGGCCGAGCGCGACACCATTCATTCCACCACTTCGGTCTGCCCGCACTGCCATATTTCCCTGCCCGCGCCCAGTCCGCAGCTTTTTTCCTTCAACGGCCCGCAGGGGGCCTGCCCGCGCTGCGTGGGCCTGGGCAGCGTGGATTATTTCGAGCCGCGCCTCATCGCGCCCAACCGGGGACTTTCGCTGAACACCGGCGCGCTGTTGCCCTGGGCCACGGACAAAATGTTCAGCCGCTACGAAAGCGCGCTCAAGGCTCTGGGCAAGCGCTTCAAGTTCACTCTCTCCACGCCGCTGGAGCAGTTTTCCGACGCGGCCCTGGCCGCCCTGTTCTACGGCGAGGACGAGCACGGCAAGCCCGCCGCCGGTTCTCTGGGCCTGCGCCGCAACTGGATGGGCGGCAATGTGGCCTTGGGCGCGTCCGGCGACTACCAGAGCGAGCATTTCGCCGAGGCGCAGCGGACCCAGAGCGCCCTGAGCGTGAGCGACAAGCGCTGGCCCGGCGTCATCCCTTTGTTGGAAAAAGGCATGCAGTACGGCGAGGCCTGGCGGGAAGTGCTGGCCCGCTTCCGCCAGTCCATGGACTGCCCGGACTGCAAGGGCGCGCGTCTCAATGCCGACGCCCTGGCCGTGCGGGTGGACGACCTGAACATCGCCCAGTTCTGCGCGCTGTCCGTGGAGCGCAGCCTGGAATGGCTGCACAAGCGCACGTTCACGGGCCGCCACGCCCTTATCGCGGAACCCCTGCTCAAGGAGCTGACCTTCCGCCTCTCCTTTATGCGCAACGTGGGGCTGGAATATCTTTCGCTGGGCCGCTCCATGAGCACCCTGTCCGGCGGCGAGGCCCAGCGCATCCGTCTGGCCTCGCAACTGGGCTCGGGCCTGGTGGGCGTGACCTATGTGCTGGACGAGCCTTCCATCGGCCTGCACCCGCGCGACAACGAGCGCCTGCTGGGCACGTTGCGTTCCCTTCAGGCGCGCGGCAATACCGTGCTGGTGGTGGAACACGACGAGGCCACCATCTGCGCGGCGGACACGGTCATCGAACTGGGGCCCGGTTCTGGCTCGCGGGGCGGCGAACTCATGTTCCAGGGCCCGGTGGACGATCTGCTGGGCACGGCGGACACGCTCACGGCCCGCTACCTGCGCGGGGACGAATCCATTCCCCTGCCCGACGCCCGGCGCGAGGCCCAGGGCGAACTGCTGCTGCACAACGTGACCACCAACAATCTGCGCGGCATCGACTGCCGCATTCCCCTGGGCGTGCTGACCTGCGTGACCGGCGTATCCGGCTCGGGCAAAAGCTCGCTGGTGGTGGACACGCTCTACAAGCATCTGGCCCTGAATCTGGGCCTGCGCGTGGACCAGCCCGGCGCCATCGGCGGCCTGCGCTATGAGAAGGGCGGCGCGCCCGTGGAGCGCATCGTGGCCATCGACCAGACGCCCATCGGCCGCACGCCGCGCTCCAATCCGGCCACCTACACCAAGATTTTCGACGAGATCCGCAATATCTTTTCCATGACCCCGGACGCGCGCAAGCGCGGCTACAAACCGGGGCGCTTCAGCTTCAACGTGCGCGGCGGCCGTTGCGAGGCCTGCGGCGGCGACGGCCAGATCAGGGTGGAAATGCACTTTCTGCCCGACGTCTACGTGACCTGCGATGTCTGCAAGGGCAGGCGCTATAATCACGAAACCCTGGAAGTGCGCTACAAGGGCCTGAACATCGCGGAAGTGCTGGACCTCACCGTGCATCAGGCCCGGCAGCTTTTTGAGAATTACCCCGGCCTGGAACGGCGGCTGGCCGTGCTGGAAGAGGTGGGCCTGGAATACCTGCGTCTGGGCCAGCCCGCCACCACGCTTTCCGGCGGCGAAGCCCAGCGCATCAAGATTTCGCGCGAACTGGGCAAACGCTCCCTGCCCGGCACCATGTATATTCTGGACGAGCCCACCACCGGCCTGCACATGCACGAGGTGGGCAAGCTCATCAAGGTGCTGCACGCCCTGGTGGACAAGGGGGCCAGCGTGGTGGTCATTGAGCACAATACGGATATGATCCTGGCCGCGGACCACGTGCTGGACATGGGTCCCGGCGGCGGGGAGAACGGCGGCCTGATCGTCTCGGCGGGCACGCCCGAGGCCATTGTGGCCGATCCCAATTCCGTGACCGGGCGTTTTCTGATGCAGGAACGCACGGACCGGCTCAAGCGGCGGAAAAGTTGAGCTCGAATTGACGTCGGAGCGGCTTCAAAGCGAAAGCGCTCCGGTAAACAGCGCCCCCCGCGAGGGAGAGGGCCGCTGACCAGCGGCCCGGCGCACAGCCAAGGAGAAGAACATGATCCGGCATATCGTCTGGTGGACGCTTCAGGAAGAGGCGGACGGGCATACGGCGGCGGAGAACGCCCGCCGCATCAAAGAGGCTTCGGCGCCGCTGAGCGGCATTCCCACGGTGCGCTCCGTGGAGGTTTCCTATCAGATTCAGCCCACCAGTACGGTTCCCGCGCAGGTGGTGCTGCAATCCGTGCATGACGACATGGCCGGGCTGAAGGCCTATGCCGAACATCCCGTGCATGTGGAATTCGGCGCGCTGGTCAAGGCTGTCAGCGCCTCCCGGCAGGCCCTGGATTACGCCGTATAAGATATTTTTCCGTTTCCCGCATAAAACCAGGATCTCCCGCCTCGTGACAAGCGGGAGATCCTGGTTTTATGCGGGAAAGCGTGACAACGTCACTGCAATTTGCGCCCGGAGCAGCCGCCCGCGCAGCAATTTTTTTTGTCCCCGCCGCCTTCGCAGCCGCAGGAGCACTGTCCCTTGCGCAGGGCGCGGCGGAAACGCCGGACAATGAAAAAAAACGCGGCAGCCACACAAAGAAGGACCAGCAGCAATTGCATATCCATGAGTATCACCTTTTGCTTGATTTGCCCGCGCGACGCGCCGGCCTGCCGGAACGGCAACGTGCGCGGGAGCGGACTTCTATAACCGGCCCGCAGAACAAGTATGTCTATTATGAAAATGAATGTCAAGTTCGCTTAGGGGGCGTAAAACAATTCCCCAAAAAAGATGCGGGCTTTTTCTGATGGATCAGACCGGCTCGCGGGAGCTTACGTGTTGAAAAAGGCTGTTCCGCAACGTCATCTGGCCGGTTGGCCCTCAGACGTCGCTTTACGGCAGTCGGCGCACAGGCCGTAAAGATTGTGCACATGGCCGTTGAGGCTGAAACCGTGCTTTTCCGCCAACTCGTGTTGCAGTTTTTCAATGCGCGGATCGCAGATCTCCACAATCTTGCCGCAGGAAAGGCAGACGATGTGATCATGGTGGCTGTTGGGCCGGGCCACTTCATAGCGGGTGATGCCGTCGCTGAAATGGATTTCCATGGCCAGCCCGGCGTCGCAGAGCAACTTGAGGGTACGGTAGACCGTGGTCTGGCCGATGCCCGGATCGCGTCGCAGGATATGCTGATAGAACTCTTCCAGCGTGTGATGGCCGGGGAGTTCAAAAAAAGCTTCCGCAATGACGCGCCGCTGGGACGTGGTGTTCAGCCCTTTGCGGCTCATGAATTCCAGAAAGTCCGCCAAGGACGCGCTGTTCTGTTTGGACATAGCCAACCCCCGTTATTTTTCTAGCACGGGCCGTGCCCTTCTGCCAAGGGGGTAGCCGTGGCGGCGTTAAAATCGGCCCTGCGGGCGGCTCCGCCCGGCGGCTTGACAGAAGATATGCGCCCGGATAGAGGCCTGTGTGGCTGTTCCGCCTCCGCCGCCCGTCCGGAATCTCAGCGGCGCACGGCGGCCCCGCGCTTTTCCGCGTGAATCGCGGAAATGCCCGAGCGTCAAGGAGTTCCGCCGTGCGCCTGTCCCCTCTGAATCTGAAAATCCTGCTCAATCTTTTTCTGGTCTATGTTTCTTGGGGTTCCACCTATATCGGCTTCAAATTCACGCTGGAAGTGCTGGGTCCCTTTCTGGCCTGCGGTTCGCGCATGTTTCTGGCCGGT
Coding sequences within:
- the uvrA gene encoding excinuclease ABC subunit UvrA, which encodes MKTENKPCIHIEKARQHNLKNISLDIPRDELVVICGPSGSGKSTLAFDIVYAEGQRRYVESLSAYARQFLPQMDKPDVEKIEGLSPAISLEQQSVSRNPRSTVGTVTEIHDFLRVFFARLGRMYCPQCDRPIEARAADEIIGDILALPPGSKFMVLAPLVELQKGTHQDKFKKLKAEGFARVRVDGAFHTLDDVPALDKNKKHSIDLVVDRLVNKEGIRGRLADSVELALRYGEGRLVLHEPDKGEAERDTIHSTTSVCPHCHISLPAPSPQLFSFNGPQGACPRCVGLGSVDYFEPRLIAPNRGLSLNTGALLPWATDKMFSRYESALKALGKRFKFTLSTPLEQFSDAALAALFYGEDEHGKPAAGSLGLRRNWMGGNVALGASGDYQSEHFAEAQRTQSALSVSDKRWPGVIPLLEKGMQYGEAWREVLARFRQSMDCPDCKGARLNADALAVRVDDLNIAQFCALSVERSLEWLHKRTFTGRHALIAEPLLKELTFRLSFMRNVGLEYLSLGRSMSTLSGGEAQRIRLASQLGSGLVGVTYVLDEPSIGLHPRDNERLLGTLRSLQARGNTVLVVEHDEATICAADTVIELGPGSGSRGGELMFQGPVDDLLGTADTLTARYLRGDESIPLPDARREAQGELLLHNVTTNNLRGIDCRIPLGVLTCVTGVSGSGKSSLVVDTLYKHLALNLGLRVDQPGAIGGLRYEKGGAPVERIVAIDQTPIGRTPRSNPATYTKIFDEIRNIFSMTPDARKRGYKPGRFSFNVRGGRCEACGGDGQIRVEMHFLPDVYVTCDVCKGRRYNHETLEVRYKGLNIAEVLDLTVHQARQLFENYPGLERRLAVLEEVGLEYLRLGQPATTLSGGEAQRIKISRELGKRSLPGTMYILDEPTTGLHMHEVGKLIKVLHALVDKGASVVVIEHNTDMILAADHVLDMGPGGGENGGLIVSAGTPEAIVADPNSVTGRFLMQERTDRLKRRKS
- a CDS encoding Dabb family protein, whose amino-acid sequence is MIRHIVWWTLQEEADGHTAAENARRIKEASAPLSGIPTVRSVEVSYQIQPTSTVPAQVVLQSVHDDMAGLKAYAEHPVHVEFGALVKAVSASRQALDYAV
- a CDS encoding Fur family transcriptional regulator; translation: MSKQNSASLADFLEFMSRKGLNTTSQRRVIAEAFFELPGHHTLEEFYQHILRRDPGIGQTTVYRTLKLLCDAGLAMEIHFSDGITRYEVARPNSHHDHIVCLSCGKIVEICDPRIEKLQHELAEKHGFSLNGHVHNLYGLCADCRKATSEGQPAR